From the genome of Globicephala melas chromosome 16, mGloMel1.2, whole genome shotgun sequence, one region includes:
- the DENND10 gene encoding DENN domain-containing protein 10 isoform X3, translating into MYLKHGSPVKMMESYIAVLTKGICQSEENGSFLSKDFDARKAYLAGSIKDIVSQFGMETVILHTALMLKKRIVVYHPKIEAVQEFTRTLPALVWHRQDWTILHSYVHLDADELEALQMCPGYVAGFVDSEVSNRSDLYDVFVNLADGEITIAPLAKEAMTMGKLHKEIGQLIVQSAEDPEKSDSQVIQDISLKTKEIFTNLAPFSEVSDDGEKRVLNYEALKQRRFPPATENFLYHLAAAEQMLKI; encoded by the exons ATGTACCTAAAACATGGGAGCCCAGTTAAGATGATGGAGAGTTACATCGCGGTTCTCACAAAGGGGATATGCCAGAGTGAAGAAAATGGCTCTTTCCTTAGCAAGGATTTTGATGCCCGAAAGGCATACCTTGCAGGCTCCAtcaaag acaTTGTATCTCAGTTTGGAATGGAAACTGTTATCTTACACACAGCACTGATGCTAAAGAAAAGAATTGTCGTCTATCACCCCAAAATAGAAGCTGTTCAGGAGTTTACCAG GACTCTGCCTGCCCTGGTGTGGCATCGACAGGACTGGACCATACTTCACTCCTACGTGCACCTGGATGCCGACGAGCTGGAAGCCCTGCAGATGTGCCCAG GTTACGTCGCTGGATTTGTAGACTCGGAGGTGAGCAATAGATCTGACCTGTATGATGTGTTTGTGAATCTGGCAGATGGTGAGATTACCATTGCCCCGCTTGCAAAAG AGGCCATGACAATGGGCAAACTACATAAAGAAATCGGTCAGTTAATTGTCCAGTCGGCAGAAGATCCAGAGAAATCAGACAGTCAAGTTATACAG GATATTTccctaaaaacaaaagaaatcttcACCAACCTGGCTCCATTTTCAGAAGTTTCGGATGATGGAGAAAAGCGAGTGCTCAATTACGAGGCACTAAAGCAAAGACGATTTCCACCAGCAACAGAAAACTTCCTCTACCACCTAGCAGCCGCGGAACAAATGCTGAAAATCTGA
- the SFXN4 gene encoding sideroflexin-4 isoform X2, whose translation MEPNVRFWITERQSFIQRFLQWTELLDPTNLVVSIEKIEKSRQLLLTHEDASGSDLEDKRVQEAWKRSLSTVHPDSSKLIPGPFRPAALLPFTAPMVFLSMLPVKSLKSMILPQVSFYTYSTVFNIVNGNASYDRRPHETILVGAGVIASSTFFGLFPRLLQVRFSLNSILSRNVIPVVILAQLSGMNVVASRSLEPLRGIEVMDKDGSVIGYSRKAGTKAVKDTATSRVVLFGTSAFIPEVFSYFFKRTQFFLQCPWSLWTLKLSCTILVMGLMVPVSFSVFPQIGRGNGWAMTICPVRQSQCLGSREKTCALLPATAPKRKDSAAGGSPPNPMAPLTTWQSHLSL comes from the exons gaaaaaatagaaaaatcaaggcAGCTATTGTTAACACACGAAGATGCATCCGGAAGTGACCTGGAGGACAAAAGG gtaCAAGAAGCTTGGAAGAGAAGTCTC TCAACAGTGCATCCTGACAGTAGCAAGCTGATCCCTGGTCCTTTTCGACCTGCAG CTCTCCTGCCTTTCACGGCGCCCATG gTATTTTTGTCAATGCTGCCAGTAAAAAGTCTAAAGTCCATGATTTTACCTCAG GTTTCCTTCTACACGTACAGTACAGTCTTCAACATTGTCAATGGAAATGCAAGTTAT GATCGTCGCCCCCATGAGACTATCTTAGTAGGAGCAGGAGTGATTGCTTCGTCCACCTTTTTTGGA TTATTCCCTCGTTTGCTCCAAGTAAGATTTTCACTGAATAGCATTTTGAGCAGAAACGTCATTCCTGTCGTCATTCTCG CCCAACTCAGTGGAATGAATGTGGTCGCATCGAGAAGTTTGGAGCCCCTGCGAGGAATTGAGGTCATGGACAAGGACGGCAGTGTCATAGGCTACTCCAGAAAAGCTGGGACAAAG GCCGTTAAAGACACAGCAACATCCAGAGTTGTGCTGTTTGGGACCTCAGCTTTTATCCCTGAAGTCTTCtcatacttttttaaaag GACCCAGTTTTTCCTGCAGTGTCCGTGGTCACTGTGGACCCTAAAGCTTTCTTGTACTATCCTTGTCATGGGACTCATGGTGCCAGTTTCTTTCAGTGTATTCCCACAGATTGGACGG GGCAATGGGTGGGCAATGACCATCTGTCCGGTAAGACAGTCTCAGTGTTTGGGTTCTCGGGAAAAAACCTGCGCACTCCTCCCAGCCACAGCACCGAAGAGAAAGGACAGTGCTGCTGGCGGGTCCCCGCCAAACCCTATGGCCCCTCTCACCACCTGGCAATCACATCTTTCACTATAA
- the SFXN4 gene encoding sideroflexin-4 isoform X5: MVFLSMLPVKSLKSMILPQVSFYTYSTVFNIVNGNASYDRRPHETILVGAGVIASSTFFGLFPRLLQVRFSLNSILSRNVIPVVILAQLSGMNVVASRSLEPLRGIEVMDKDGSVIGYSRKAGTKAVKDTATSRVVLFGTSAFIPEVFSYFFKRTQFFLQCPWSLWTLKLSCTILVMGLMVPVSFSVFPQIGRGNGWAMTICPVRQSQCLGSREKTCALLPATAPKRKDSAAGGSPPNPMAPLTTWQSHLSL; the protein is encoded by the exons ATG gTATTTTTGTCAATGCTGCCAGTAAAAAGTCTAAAGTCCATGATTTTACCTCAG GTTTCCTTCTACACGTACAGTACAGTCTTCAACATTGTCAATGGAAATGCAAGTTAT GATCGTCGCCCCCATGAGACTATCTTAGTAGGAGCAGGAGTGATTGCTTCGTCCACCTTTTTTGGA TTATTCCCTCGTTTGCTCCAAGTAAGATTTTCACTGAATAGCATTTTGAGCAGAAACGTCATTCCTGTCGTCATTCTCG CCCAACTCAGTGGAATGAATGTGGTCGCATCGAGAAGTTTGGAGCCCCTGCGAGGAATTGAGGTCATGGACAAGGACGGCAGTGTCATAGGCTACTCCAGAAAAGCTGGGACAAAG GCCGTTAAAGACACAGCAACATCCAGAGTTGTGCTGTTTGGGACCTCAGCTTTTATCCCTGAAGTCTTCtcatacttttttaaaag GACCCAGTTTTTCCTGCAGTGTCCGTGGTCACTGTGGACCCTAAAGCTTTCTTGTACTATCCTTGTCATGGGACTCATGGTGCCAGTTTCTTTCAGTGTATTCCCACAGATTGGACGG GGCAATGGGTGGGCAATGACCATCTGTCCGGTAAGACAGTCTCAGTGTTTGGGTTCTCGGGAAAAAACCTGCGCACTCCTCCCAGCCACAGCACCGAAGAGAAAGGACAGTGCTGCTGGCGGGTCCCCGCCAAACCCTATGGCCCCTCTCACCACCTGGCAATCACATCTTTCACTATAA